One genomic window of Candidatus Acidiferrales bacterium includes the following:
- a CDS encoding T9SS type A sorting domain-containing protein, giving the protein MTRIFVLLFFLVGTAFTQPAKVGKTDATGQTWQVPFASSDNTITLSVQNNSGTEAKNISVAFNKIPSWLKFKESTATIKSISANASGDAVFTFSVDKKAPVGKDTTLTATISTTNGQSWTKEIKISVGAPKDYKLYNNFPNPFNPSTKIAFELPKASHVELIIYDVVGREVVEVADADYPAGYTELTWNGTSKNGAMVSSGVYFYRISTDKWSKVKKMLMLK; this is encoded by the coding sequence ATGACAAGAATATTCGTTTTATTATTTTTCCTAGTCGGAACTGCCTTTACCCAACCGGCAAAGGTTGGCAAAACGGACGCCACTGGACAAACCTGGCAAGTCCCGTTCGCCTCATCAGACAACACTATTACTCTGAGTGTTCAAAACAATTCCGGCACTGAGGCGAAGAACATCTCTGTCGCGTTCAACAAAATTCCATCATGGCTGAAATTCAAAGAGAGCACCGCAACTATAAAGAGCATTTCGGCAAATGCTTCTGGGGATGCTGTGTTTACATTCTCTGTTGATAAGAAAGCTCCTGTTGGAAAGGACACGACCTTAACGGCAACGATAAGTACAACAAATGGTCAGTCATGGACTAAGGAAATAAAGATCTCTGTCGGAGCGCCGAAAGATTACAAGCTTTACAATAACTTTCCCAATCCATTCAACCCGTCGACAAAGATTGCATTTGAGCTTCCGAAGGCATCGCATGTAGAACTCATCATCTATGATGTGGTTGGGAGGGAAGTTGTAGAGGTGGCAGATGCAGATTATCCCGCCGGTTATACCGAGCTGACGTGGAACGGAACAAGCAAGAATGGAGCTATGGTGTCATCCGGTGTTTATTTCTACCGCATCAGCACGGATAAGTGGAGCAAAGTCAAGAAGATGTTGATGCTGAAGTGA